Proteins from one Impatiens glandulifera chromosome 2, dImpGla2.1, whole genome shotgun sequence genomic window:
- the LOC124924828 gene encoding secreted RxLR effector protein 161-like yields MIKGVKLNCKSSSTLTEPEKFRRLVGRLIYLNFTRPDIAFSVQQLSQFMHEPLQIHWEAALQVVRYLKGTPSLGLFYPSNSNKLLESFSDADWATCTDSRRSLTGYCIKYGDALISWKTKKQNTVSRSSAEAEYRSMTTTVCELKWISFLLKDLQIPVQLPIPLRCDNQAAIHIAENPVFHERTKHLDIDCHLVRDQFKQGFVLPQHVYSKVQQADIFTKPLEHTAFYSLRDKMNLRDLHLEEGILD; encoded by the coding sequence ATGATTAAAGGTGTGAAATTAAACTGCAAATCTAGTTCTACTTTGACTGAACCAGAAAAGTTTAGAAGGCTTGTCGggagattaatatatttaaattttacacgACCCGACATTGCCTTTAGCGTTCAACAGCTAAGCCAATTCATGCATGAACCACTGCAAATACATTGGGAAGCAGCCCTTCAAGTAGTGAGATACCTGAAGGGGACACCTTCTTTGGGATTATTTTATCCTAGTAATTCTAACAAGTTACTTGAGAGTTTTTCAGATGCAGATTGGGCGACATGCACAGATAGTCGACGATCACTTACAGGATACTGTATAAAATATGGTGATGCATTAATCTCATGGAAAACGAAAAAACAAAACACAGTTTCTAGATCTTCAGCAGAGGCAGAATATCGTAGCATGACAACCACTGTTTGCGAACTTAAGTGGATTTCTTTTTTACTCAAAGACTTGCAGATTCCAGTACAACTACCAATTCCATTACGCTGTGACAATCAAGCAGCGATTCATATTGCCGAAAACCCAGTCTTTCACGAACGAACCAAGCACTTGGATATAGATTGTCATCTCGTTCGAGACCAATTTAAACAAGGGTTCGTTCTTCCACAACACGTGTACTCAAAAGTCCAACAAGCAGATATTTTTACAAAACCGTTGGAGCATACCGCATTCTATTCACTTAGAGACAAGATGAATCTAAGAGATCTTCATCTTGAGGAGGGGAtcttagattaa